CCCAGAGCGGGGGGAGGCCgggggagcagggggacagcgcgggggtgctctgggggtgctgctccCCCTCGGGGCACCCGGGCCCTGCTTCAGGATCTTCTTGTACTTGGAGCGCTTGTTCTGGAACCAGATCTTCACCTGCGGGCGGGGACAGGGCGGTGAGGGGGCAGCAAGGGGGTGAcaccccctgagacccccccggAACAATCCCGAACCCCCCAGACCCCGCTGCACCCCATTCCAGGGGGATAAGATGGGCTGGGAGCCCAACCCTTCACAAAAGGGGCGAGGATGTGGGGAGAGGCTCCAGGAGCCCGGAGTGCCCCCGAGTgccccctgagtgtccccagagtgtcccagagTGCCCGCAGAGTGTCCCCAGCGTGTCCCCAGCGTGtgcccggtgccggtgccgggctgtgccgctgcagagctctggggtggTGGCCCCGCTCATTCCTCCCCGGCGtcccccccgcgctgccggcagGTTCCCACTTGTCTCCTCTTCCCCGGCTTTATGAGCTCGCTTCGCCCCTGGCTCCGGGGCTGCACCGCTGCCGCCTGCCTGTCTCTCCCCATCGCCTTCAAAAACCCACTCGCCCCGTCCCGCGGCCCGGGGCCGCCCAGCCGGGCACGGCCGGGCCGCCAGCCAGGCTCCGGGGCTGGGAAAGTCCCGCAGCCGCTGCGAGGTGCGGCCAGGGGCGCCCCAAACCCGAGCCCTGCGGGCCCACCGGCGCCAGCTCCCCCGCCgcggcacggctcggctcggctcgcTTCCAGCCGggcacggctcggctcggctcggctcgcTTCCAGCCGggcacggctcggctcggctcgcTTCCAGCCGGGCACGGCCCGCAGCGGGACACGGCGGGGTGGGAGCGCGGGGAGTCCCGGTGGGCACGGACAGCGCggtggggtcagggacagcccggtggggtcagggacagccCGGTGGTGACCATGGACAGCCCGGTGGGGTCAGGGACAGTCCACTGGGGTCAGGGACAGCCCggtggggtcagggacagcccggtggggtcagggacagccCGGTGGTGACCATGGACAGCCCggtggggtcagggacagccCGGTGGTGGCCCTGGACAACCCGGTGGTGGCCCCGGACAGACCGGTGGGGTCATGGACAGCCCGGTGGGGTCATGGACAGCCCGGTGGGGTCATGGACAGCCCGGTGGTGGCCCAGGACAGCCCGGTGCTGGCCCCGCACACCCCGGTGGTGGCCCCGCACAGCCTGAATTGTCCCCGCACGGCCCCGTGGTGGTCCCGCACACCCCGGTGGTGGCCCCGGACACCCCAGTGGTGGCCccgcccagcccctgtcccctcggtgtcccctccgGGCCGAACCTGGGTCTGGGTGAGCCCCAGCTGTGCCGCCAGCTCGGCGCGCTCGGGCAGCGCCAGGTACTGGGTCTGCTGGAAGCGCTGGTTCAGCgcctgcagctgcaggctcGAGTAGATGGTCCGGGGCTTCCGCAGCTTCTTGgccttccctgccagcctcagcTCGCCGTTGGGCACGGCCAGGGGCTTCTCGGGCTCTGCGGGAGGGGGACAGGAGCCACAAGGCGTCAAACACAGCGGCAGGTTAAAGCAGCACCCCCAAAACCATCctaaaacagccccaaaaacaccccaaaaacacctcgGATCATCCCCGTGGCTACCGGGAGGGAGGGGGATaatggggggctgggggctgggggctgctttTCTCTGATGTTTAAACCTcggggagagcagaggaggaggaggaggaggaggaggaggggaaggacgGGAGCGCTCCCAGCACGTGGGACAGAGGCCTCGGTCTGACCCGGCTGGGGGGGCCAGGCAGGGTCCCCTGGGGGATTGGGGGGCACCGGGATGGAcccccctgctctggggagccCACCGGGGTgtgctgggggtccctggcCCGGCAGTGCCCGCCTGGAGTCACCCAGAGACCacggccggggctgggggctcagctgggcttggggacacccgggggggctcagctgggtttggggacacccgGGGGAGCTCAGCTGGGCTTGGGGACCCTCGGGGAGGCTCAGatgggcttggggacacccgggggggctcagcagggcttggGGACCCTCGGGGAAGCTCAGCTGGGCTTGGGGACCCTCGGGGGGGCTCAGatgggcttggggacacccgggggggctcagctgggctTGGGGACCCTCggggggctcagctgggctTGGGGACCCCCAGAAGGGGCAGTCCAGGGGTCCCGAccctctccaggctggctcGGACCGCAGTTCCTGCcggggatggggctgtggggacattgaggggagGGTCTGCCCGGCCCGGGGGGCagctgaggggctcagggggcaCCTGGGGGTCTCAGCTTGGAGGAACTGATGCTCCCCATGCCCGCGGCTCCTCGAAGCCACCCACGTGTCCCCTGCGGGTCGGGGCGCTCTGGGAACGGGGGGACACCGCCCCCGGCACCCCCggcacccccaggacccctcacccagcccagcccggcccagcccggcccggaACGCTTCCGACGGCTCCCCCCgagcccccctgacccccctgacccccctgacccccctgaccccttacctgtgtcctgcagcctggccccGGGGGCCCCGGGGGGGGCGTAGGGCAGGAAGGGACCCCCgtgggggggcgggggggcccCGCCGGGGTAGGGGAAGGGTCCGGGCCGGCCGAAGGAGGGGAAGGGCGGGGGGTCGTGCTGGGAGAGCCCGTGCAGGGGGGGGTAGTGCTGGGGGGGGCCGAGCTCCAGGAACGCGGCTTTGGAGGGGTCGGAGCCCAGCAGGGTCTCGGCCATCGAGCTCATGGTCATGGtccggccgggccgggccgggccgagccgagccgagccgagccgagccgagccgagccgagccgagccgagccgagcccccgccgccccccgacGGCTCCGGCTGCCGCGGCCCCGAGCCCGGGGATGCCCCGAACGccccgcccagccccgccccccgcAGTGACGTCACGGGCCGGGGCACCCCCTTCACCCCGAGTGTGTGGGACCCCCTTGGATGTCACCTGGGCCACTGTGACCCCCCCCAGGGGTGACCCTCGGGCAGGGGGTGGGGGGCGGTGACCcccgggggggacacggggcattctcgggggacagggggacacggggcggggacagggggacacgggggacagggggctggggacactcccGGGATGCCGGACCGGGGGTGGCACCTCCCGAGTCAGGTGACAACGAGCCCCATGTGACCCCCAGTGGCCACCGGGGCACCGCGGGGACAAACCCGCCCAGGGGACACGGGGTGACACCGGGagcgctgtccctgcagggagtgtccccctgtccccagcctggcactggtcCTGTCGCCGTGTGGCCACCGGCTCTGAGTCACCCTGGCCGGGGCCAGCGCTCCGATATAAATAACCCAGCTCGGGGACACGCGGgtcctgtcctgtgtcctgtgtcctgtgtcctgtcctgtgtccctgtcctgtgtcctgtgtcctgtgtcctgtgtcctgtgtccctgtcctgtgaccctgtcctgtgtcctgtgtgctgtgtccctgtcctgtgtcctgtgtgctgtgtcctgtgcccctgtgtcctgtgtccctgtcctgtgtccctgtcctgtgtccctgtcctgtgtccctgtcctgtgtcctgtgtcctgtgccctgtgtcctgtgtccctgtcctgtgaccctgtcctgtgtcctgtgtcctgtgtcctgtcctgtgtcctgtgtcctgtgtcctgtgtgctgtgtccctgtcctgtgtccctgtcctgtgtcctgtgtcctgtgtcctgtcctgtgtcctgtgtcctgtgtcctgtgtcctgtgtccctgtcctgtgaccctgtcctgtgtcctgtgtcctgtgccctgtgccctgtgtcctgtgtcctgtgtcctgtgtccctgtcctgtgtcctgtgtccctgtcctgtgtcctgtcctgtgtccctgtcctgtgtccctgtcctgtgtcctgtgtccctgtcctgtgtcctgtgtcctgtgtcctgtgtcctgtgtcctgtgtcctgtgtccctgtcctgtgtcctgtgtcctgtgtcctgtgtcctgtgtcctgtgtcctgtcctgtgtcctgtgtcctgtgtccctgtcctgtgtccctgtcctgtgtcctgtgtccctgtcctgtgtcctgtgtcctgtgtccctgtcctgtgtcctgtgtcctgtgtcctgtgtcctgtgtcctgtgtcctgtcctgtgtcctgtgtcctgtgtcctgtgcccctgccccgtgtccccacccgAGCCCCGGTGGCACCTGGTCACCATCCCCAGCacacccctctgtccccctgcactgccccgTGTCCCTCAGGGCCACCAAACCCCGCACCAGCCTTAAACTCCCCTGTGGGGTCCCAAAACCCCGGGGAGACCCCCAGAGAaaaccccccagccccacccaggCACTGGAGAGGAGAATTCCAGATGTTGGTGGCCCTAATTCCAGATGTTGGCGGCCCTAATTCCAGATGTTGGCGGCCCGCGGAGCCGAGGCTCGGAGGAAAAGCTCCCGAGCTGTTTTTATCCCGCTTTTATCCCGCTCCTGAGCCGTTTTTATCCCGCTCCTCACTTTCCCCGCCGTGGCTCAGCCCCCACGGGCTCGGGACGGGTCTGGGCTCGCCGGGATCGGCTCCGCTCCTCACCCGGCGCTGGGGGCACggagggggtgctggggatgggggacgGGGGTGGCATCGCCCCCCAAACCGTCAGCACCACGGAGGGGTCTGTGGGGGATGTCACGGATGTCCCAGGGCTGGACCAGGGGACAGAGATCCCGTCCGCAGCTCCTTGTGCGAGGTGGGTGGGGGAAGTGTCCGTGATTAATAAAAGTGCCCCAAAATGcgcaggtgctgcaggagctgtccccagggtgtttGGGGACAatgtggctggagcagggggacacCCAGGGTTCAATTCCCGGCTGGGGTGAAGGGGAACAGTTCTGTTCTGTCAGGGGTGGGAGGAGGgacgggacccccaaaatcccgaaatcccaaaatcccattacatcctaaaatcccatcccaaaatcccaaaatcccatcacatcctaaaatcccaaaatcccaaaattccatcccaaaatcccatcacgTCTTCAAATCCATCCCACCGAGCGAGTGGGGAGGGGTCGCCCCCATTCAGGGATTTCCAGGGGGGACCCACGAGCAGGAGTAGCCCAGGGGGAGCAGTGGGACGGTGGTGACACCATcgtcatcctcatcatcctcctcatcatcctcatcctcatcctcctcatcctcttcatcctcatcctccacCCTCTGGGCCGGGGGTCTGAAAGTTTCAATCTCAGCCCCGTTCTGTGCCaagggtgggcacagggacaaggacaaggacagggacagggacagggacagggatgggacagggacagggatgggacagggatgggacagggacagggatggcacaggaacagggacagggacagggacagggacagggacagggacagggacagggatgggacagggacagggatggca
This Catharus ustulatus isolate bCatUst1 chromosome 23, bCatUst1.pri.v2, whole genome shotgun sequence DNA region includes the following protein-coding sequences:
- the DLX4 gene encoding LOW QUALITY PROTEIN: homeobox protein DLX-4 (The sequence of the model RefSeq protein was modified relative to this genomic sequence to represent the inferred CDS: inserted 1 base in 1 codon), with translation MTMSSMAETLLGSDPSKAAFLELGPPQHYPPLHGLSQHDPPPFPSFGRPGPFPYPGGAPPPPHGGPFLPYAPPGAPGARLQDTEPEKPLAVPNGELRLAGKAKKLRKPRTIYSSLQLQALNQRFQQTQYLALPERAELAAQLGLTQTQVKIWFQNKRSKYKKILKQGPGAXEGEQHPQSTPALSPCSPGLPPL